A genome region from Gadus chalcogrammus isolate NIFS_2021 chromosome 7, NIFS_Gcha_1.0, whole genome shotgun sequence includes the following:
- the LOC130386165 gene encoding T-cell leukemia homeobox protein 3-like has translation MDPGSGTGPSGRPGASKRNGPPQQPTTIRFGIDQILGCGAVGGGSEADVLLRRRGAGPTSDLGLFPGGGSFHASPAAVARVEPFASLSGSFHGMTLPYEEPHPYRLQLTPTPGEVIRIPAHRPLGAPVGSPLGFLPWMNSSQQFAKDRFAANLTSFTVVRRVGHPYQNRTPPKRKKPRTSFSRLQISELEKRFYRQKYLASAERSCLAKSLTMTDAQVKTWFQNRRTKWRRQTAEEREAERQQANRLIVQFQHDALHKKLHLDSLPGEPLLRCHNSALFPGQKLPSWALKAEEPLPST, from the exons ATGGACCCGGGGTCCGGCACCGGGCCCAGCGGCCGCCCAGGGGCCTCTAAACGGAACGGCCCGCCGCAACAACCAACGACCATCCGCTTCGGGATCGACCAGATCCTGGGTTGCGGTGCAGTCGGTGGAGGATCGGAAGCAGATGTCCTCCTGAGGAGGCGGGGCGCAGGGCCCACCTCGGACTTGGGTCTCTTCCCCGGCGGCGGGAGCTTTCACGCGAGCCCTGCGGCAGTTGCCCGCGTCGAACCTTTCGCCTCTCTGTCCGGGTCGTTCCACGGGATGACGCTACCGTACGAGGAACCGCATCCGTACCGACTCCAGTTGACCCCGACCCCGGGAGAGGTGATCCGCATTCCGGCGCACCGGCCGCTCGGAGCCCCCGTGGGGTCCCCTTTGGGGTTTCTCCCCTGGATGAACAGCAGCCAGCAGTTCGCCAAAGACCGGTTCGCAG CCAACTTGACGTCCTTCACCGTGGTGCGCCGTGTCGGCCATCCTTACCAGAACCGCACGCCGCCCAAGCGGAAGAAGCCCCGTACGTCCTTCTCCAGACTGCAGATCTCGGAGCTGGAGAAGCGCTTCTACCGGCAGAAGTACCTGGCCAGCGCCGAGAGGTCCTGCCTAGCCAAGAGCCTCACGATGACGGACGCGCAGGTCAAGACGTGGTTCCAGAACCGCAGAACCAAGTGGAG ACGGCAGACGGCGGAGGAGAGGGAAGCGGAGCGCCAGCAGGCAAACAGGTTGATTGTTCAATTCCAACACGACGCCTTGCACAAAAAACTACATCTCGACTCGCTCCCTGGAGAACCGCTCCTCCGTTGCCACAACTCAGCTCTCTTCCCCGGGCAGAAGCTCCCCTCCTGGGCCTTGAAGGCCGAGGAGCCGCTGCCCAGCACTTGA
- the LOC130386575 gene encoding claudin-7-B-like, producing MANSGLQILGFALSLLGLIGLIIGTILPQWKMSAYVGDNIITAISMYSGLWMSCAFQSTGQIQCKAYDSILQLDSSLQATRALMIVGIIVTGAGLGVATMGMKCTTCGGDDKTKKSRIAMAGGIILLIGALAAIVACSWFAHNIIREFYNPFTPVNTKYEFGSAIFIAWAGSFLDVIGGGMLAASCPRGKSKPSYPISHRPPSSSKEYV from the exons ATGGCCAACTCGGGCCTGCAGATCCTGGGCTTCGCCCTTTCGCTCCTTGGCCTGATCGGACTCATCATCGGCACTATCCTGCCCCAGTGGAAGATGTCCGCGTACGTCGGGGACAACATCATCACGGCCATCTCCATGTACTCCGGACTCTGGATGTCGTGCGCCTTCCAGAGCACGGGTCAGATCCAGTGCAAGGCGTACGACTCCATCCTGCAGCTCGACA GCTCTCTGCAGGCCACCCGGGCACTCATGATCGTGGGTATCATTGTGACGGGGGCCGGTCTGGGCGTGGCCACCATGGGCATGAAGTGCACCACCTGTGGCGGAGACGACAAGACCAAGAAGTCCCGCATCGCCATGGCCGGCGGCATCATCCTGCTGATAGGGG CTCTCGCGGCCATCGTCGCCTGCTCCTGGTTCGCCCACAACATCATCCGCGAGTTCTACAACCCCTTCACCCCCGTCAACACCAA GTATGAGTTCGGGTCAGCCATCTTCATCGCCTGGGCCGGGTCCTTCCTGGACGTGATCGGTGGCGGTATGCTGGCTGCTTCCTGCCCCCGGGGCAAGTCGAAGCCCAGTTACCCCATCTCCCACCGccctcccagcagcagcaaggaGTACGTCTGA